In Armatimonadota bacterium, the following are encoded in one genomic region:
- a CDS encoding ABC transporter permease encodes MNVAVSIRIAWRSIAANTLRSLLTMLGVIIGVASVVAMVAIGQGARHAVTQQVEALGSNLLTVFAGVQRFGGVATAGPVRTLTLADAEAIAAEVPNVAGVSAEFSRQAQVLFREQNTSTQISGVTPQFAAVRNFHPVAGSFITEEDMRRRARVAVLGQTVARQLFGDADPVGQQVKIRGVTFTVIGLMEPKGATGFFDRDDVVFVPLSTAQRRLFGVDYVRSIYIQVASAAAMEAAQNDVAALLRRRHRLGPDQEDDFTIRSQADVLQAITGVTRTMTLLLGGIAAVSLIVGGIGIMNIMLVSVTERTREIGIRKAVGARTQDILAQFLVESVLLSTSGGLVGILAGILGSRLVTRFAGWATLLPPQAVLLAFSFAVAVGVFFGLYPAQRAARLDPIEALRYE; translated from the coding sequence ATGAACGTCGCCGTCAGCATCCGCATCGCCTGGCGGTCCATCGCCGCCAACACGCTGCGCTCGCTGCTCACCATGCTGGGGGTTATCATCGGCGTGGCTTCCGTGGTGGCCATGGTGGCCATCGGCCAGGGGGCGCGCCACGCGGTCACGCAGCAGGTGGAGGCCCTGGGCAGCAACCTGCTCACGGTTTTTGCCGGGGTGCAGCGCTTTGGCGGCGTGGCCACGGCGGGACCGGTGCGGACCCTGACCCTGGCGGACGCGGAGGCCATCGCCGCGGAGGTGCCCAACGTCGCCGGCGTCAGCGCCGAGTTCTCCCGCCAGGCACAGGTGCTTTTTCGCGAGCAGAACACCAGCACGCAGATCTCCGGGGTCACCCCCCAGTTTGCTGCCGTGCGCAACTTCCACCCGGTGGCCGGGTCGTTCATCACCGAGGAGGACATGCGCCGCCGCGCCAGGGTGGCGGTGCTGGGCCAGACGGTGGCCCGCCAGCTCTTTGGGGACGCCGACCCGGTGGGGCAGCAGGTCAAGATCCGCGGCGTCACCTTCACGGTCATCGGCCTCATGGAGCCCAAGGGGGCCACGGGCTTCTTCGACCGTGACGACGTGGTCTTCGTCCCCCTGTCCACGGCCCAGCGGCGCCTCTTTGGCGTCGACTACGTGCGCAGCATCTACATCCAGGTGGCCTCCGCCGCGGCGATGGAGGCCGCCCAGAACGACGTGGCTGCGCTGCTCCGCAGGCGGCACCGGCTAGGGCCCGACCAGGAGGACGACTTCACCATCCGCAGCCAGGCTGACGTGCTGCAGGCCATCACCGGGGTCACCCGGACGATGACCCTCCTCCTGGGCGGCATCGCCGCCGTCTCCCTGATCGTGGGAGGAATAGGCATCATGAACATCATGCTGGTCTCGGTGACGGAGCGGACCAGGGAGATCGGCATCCGCAAGGCCGTGGGCGCGCGGACGCAGGACATCCTCGCGCAGTTCCTGGTGGAGTCGGTCCTGTTGAGCACAAGCGGCGGCCTGGTGGGCATCCTGGCAGGCATTCTCGGCTCGCGTCTGGTGACGCGGTTCGCCGGCTGGGCCACCCTGCTCCCCCCGCAGGCGGTACTGCTGGCCTTCTCCTTCGCCGTGGCGGTGGGGGTATTCTTCGGGCTGTACCCGGCGCAGCGGGCGGCACGGCTGGACCCCATCGAGGCGCTGCGCTACGAGTAG
- a CDS encoding ABC transporter ATP-binding protein, which produces MDGVEVRALRGVTMTIASGEFVAIMGPSGSGKSTCLHIMGCLDRPTAGTYRLEGVDVTTLPDAALARLRSRRLGFVFQSYNLLPRLPAVENVELPMIYAGVPDRRARALAALEAVGLRERARHLPTQLSGGEQQRVAFARALVMSPAIILADEPTGNLDSAAAREIMTLVQRLSREGMTIVLVTHDAEIASCARRLIQFRDGRVVRDTPVRGGGGRPAP; this is translated from the coding sequence ATGGACGGGGTGGAGGTACGAGCCCTGCGCGGCGTGACCATGACCATCGCCTCCGGGGAGTTTGTGGCGATCATGGGGCCCAGCGGCTCGGGGAAGTCCACCTGCCTGCACATTATGGGGTGCCTGGACCGGCCCACTGCAGGGACCTACCGGCTGGAAGGGGTCGATGTGACCACGCTCCCGGATGCGGCGCTGGCGCGCCTGCGCAGCCGGCGGCTGGGGTTCGTCTTTCAGTCCTACAACCTGCTGCCGCGCCTGCCGGCGGTGGAGAACGTGGAGTTGCCCATGATCTACGCCGGTGTCCCCGACCGCCGCGCCCGTGCCCTGGCTGCCCTGGAGGCGGTGGGCCTGCGGGAGCGCGCCCGCCACCTGCCCACCCAGCTCTCAGGTGGAGAGCAGCAACGCGTTGCCTTCGCCCGTGCTCTGGTCATGTCCCCGGCCATCATCCTGGCGGATGAGCCTACCGGGAACCTGGACTCCGCGGCGGCGCGCGAGATCATGACCCTGGTGCAGCGCCTCTCCCGGGAGGGAATGACCATCGTCCTGGTCACCCACGACGCGGAGATTGCCTCCTGCGCCCGCCGGCTGATCCAGTTCCGCGATGGTCGGGTGGTGCGGGATACGCCGGTACGCGGGGGCGGGGGCCGGCCAGCTCCATGA
- a CDS encoding efflux RND transporter periplasmic adaptor subunit, whose product MRRVAVVVVVVALLATAAWVVRGRTGARAPAQGRRTAVVVRGDLVVSVSGTGTLQPYAQVEVRSRATGTVAELRVQEGDHVNRGQLLAVIEDEDARAAYAAATAQLAVARARLDQSRRSLAAARAQNAARVAQAEKALATAQARLAQVLAGSRPEEVAQAGEALRQAELALDLARQNLERTQQLYAAGFVPRVELDQAQNHSAVAEAQVRAARARLQALEAGNRAEDIAVARAQVREAEATLAAAAAARLQEDALAADVAAAEAAVRSSSAQWAQARDRLRETQITAPISGIIAVLAVQRGQSVIGGLTGGTLVLTIADLRVIQAHVPVDEADVAQIRPGMAVRITADALPERTFAGRVERIAPQSTVVQNVIQFNVVVTLQDPDPALRLGMSVDAEFLISERKGVLLVPTEAVRGTDRRQVLVVDGEALVPVPVETGATNGRFVEIIRGLREGQVIYLGPAAAPGRSTAPQPISPFQPQFPRRTAPGRN is encoded by the coding sequence GTGAGACGGGTCGCCGTCGTCGTGGTGGTAGTCGCCCTCCTGGCCACCGCCGCCTGGGTGGTGCGCGGGCGAACGGGGGCGCGGGCCCCGGCGCAGGGGCGGCGCACGGCGGTGGTTGTGCGCGGCGACCTGGTGGTCAGCGTCTCCGGGACCGGCACCCTGCAGCCCTACGCCCAGGTGGAGGTGCGCTCGCGGGCCACGGGCACGGTGGCGGAGTTACGTGTCCAGGAGGGGGACCACGTGAACCGCGGGCAGCTGCTGGCGGTGATTGAAGACGAGGACGCTCGCGCCGCCTACGCGGCGGCCACGGCGCAACTGGCCGTGGCCCGGGCGCGGCTGGACCAGTCCCGCCGCAGCCTGGCCGCCGCCCGGGCGCAGAACGCCGCCAGGGTGGCCCAGGCCGAGAAGGCCCTGGCCACGGCGCAGGCCCGCCTGGCCCAGGTTCTGGCTGGCTCCCGCCCCGAGGAGGTGGCGCAAGCGGGCGAGGCGCTGCGGCAGGCGGAGCTAGCCCTGGACCTGGCGCGGCAGAACCTGGAGCGGACGCAACAGCTCTACGCCGCCGGTTTCGTCCCCCGCGTCGAGTTGGACCAGGCGCAGAACCACTCCGCCGTGGCCGAGGCACAGGTGCGCGCGGCCCGGGCGCGGCTACAGGCGCTGGAGGCGGGGAACCGGGCGGAGGATATCGCCGTAGCCCGGGCGCAGGTGCGCGAGGCTGAAGCCACCCTGGCCGCCGCCGCGGCAGCGCGGCTGCAGGAGGACGCGCTGGCCGCGGACGTGGCCGCAGCCGAAGCGGCGGTGCGCAGCAGCAGCGCCCAGTGGGCTCAGGCCCGTGACCGGCTGCGGGAGACGCAGATCACCGCGCCCATCTCCGGCATCATCGCCGTGCTGGCCGTGCAGCGGGGGCAGTCGGTGATCGGCGGACTGACGGGGGGCACCCTCGTGCTGACCATCGCAGACCTCCGGGTCATCCAGGCCCACGTGCCTGTGGACGAGGCGGACGTGGCCCAGATCCGGCCGGGGATGGCCGTGCGTATCACCGCCGACGCCCTGCCCGAGCGGACTTTCGCCGGGCGCGTGGAGCGCATCGCCCCTCAGTCCACTGTGGTGCAGAACGTCATCCAGTTCAATGTGGTGGTGACGCTGCAGGACCCCGACCCCGCGCTACGGCTGGGGATGTCGGTAGACGCGGAGTTCCTCATCAGCGAGCGTAAGGGCGTCCTGCTGGTCCCCACCGAGGCGGTCCGCGGCACCGACCGCAGGCAGGTCCTCGTCGTGGACGGCGAGGCTTTGGTTCCCGTTCCCGTGGAGACGGGCGCGACCAATGGGCGCTTCGTGGAGATCATCCGCGGCCTGCGGGAGGGGCAGGTGATCTACCTGGGCCCCGCGGCCGCCCCCGGCAGGAGCACCGCGCCGCAGCCGATCAGCCCCTTTCAGCCGCAGTTTCCGCGGCGCACGGCACCGGGGCGGAACTAA
- a CDS encoding efflux RND transporter permease subunit, with the protein MNLSRLAIARPIGTLIIFSAVVLVGLSALAGLPIDLLPEVSFGRLTVSTSYPGAGPEEVENLVTRVVEEAVSTVAGVRDVLSTSSEGSSRVTVTLPFGMDLDVAANDIRAALERVRRRRPEGAETPVIFKFDPSQFPIMQLGLVARDSQSTAALRQLAEEQILFRLERVPGVALADVQGGVRRQILVELDQGRMRALGVSARDVAGALAAANLAAPAGQVVEGARELGLRALSQFRTLEQIRRTVVSTRGRTPILVADVATVRQGTEQERGLVRINGQPGVLLQIQRQPGVNTVAVSNGVLQEVRQINSSLSGATLLLVGDNARFIRRSIASVQQALLVGGTLVVAVLFLFLRDPRSVLVIAAAVPISVVATFAVMLFSGYSLNLMTLGALALGVGMLVDSSIVVLENIFRHREMGYTGREAALQGTQEVLPAVVASTLTTIVVFLPIIFLRGEALTTQLFYQFSAVVIFALLCALAVSATLTPVLASFLPALKGGGERHWTASLVAAYRSLLQRALRHRATVYLVSLLVFALGLALYQFIGREVVPQADEGEIFVSVELPVGTPLPTTAEAMAGLERAAREVAAEIRDVTLTAGSAAFGGRSNRGFLRFRLKDRGERARSTEEVAAVLRQRLRVPGGRVFVRASAGSLSVLRFGQSDPIAVEIRGFDLGQGLRLGQRVRQMLEEIPGVTDASVAREELIPELAVRIDVERAAAFGLTPQQVVAALQVGVGGDVVTIFRQGGREQDVVVRLREGDRRTPQDVLALPLVTPGGEQVRLSQVAVLEREVAPASIFRKNRERVTTVTAGISGRDFGSVMQDVRSRIARLDLPPGFAVTFGEEFEEQQRANRQLVAGFLVAVGLVYAVMAVQFEQLLSPLLIMGAVPFALTGSLLALFLTETTLNIQSLTGLIVLVGIVVNNAIILVTFILTRHREEGLPLYQAVVDAAGVRLRPVLMTTATTVLGLLPVALGLGEGGELQAPLARSVLGGLLLSTLVTLVLIPTLYVSVEEFRAGLRQRRARRQERAPARRPLPVSGAASDAASDPAAGATIAKPAVRTARPLW; encoded by the coding sequence GTGAACCTCTCCCGCCTGGCCATCGCCCGGCCCATCGGCACGCTCATCATCTTCAGCGCGGTGGTGCTGGTGGGGCTCAGCGCGCTGGCCGGCCTGCCTATCGACCTGCTGCCCGAGGTCTCCTTCGGCCGGCTCACGGTATCCACGAGTTATCCTGGCGCGGGGCCAGAGGAGGTGGAGAATTTGGTCACCCGCGTGGTGGAGGAGGCGGTGAGCACGGTGGCCGGCGTGCGGGACGTCCTCTCTACCTCCAGCGAGGGCAGCTCCCGGGTGACCGTCACCCTGCCCTTCGGCATGGACCTGGATGTGGCGGCCAACGACATCCGTGCGGCGCTGGAGCGCGTCCGCCGCCGCCGGCCCGAGGGCGCAGAGACTCCGGTCATCTTCAAGTTCGACCCCTCACAGTTCCCCATCATGCAGCTGGGGCTGGTGGCGCGGGACAGCCAGAGCACCGCAGCGCTGCGCCAGCTGGCCGAGGAGCAGATTCTCTTTCGCCTGGAGCGCGTGCCCGGGGTGGCCCTGGCCGACGTGCAGGGCGGGGTGCGGCGGCAGATCCTGGTGGAGCTGGACCAGGGGCGGATGCGGGCGCTGGGCGTCTCGGCGCGCGACGTGGCCGGGGCGCTGGCGGCGGCCAACCTGGCGGCGCCGGCCGGCCAGGTGGTGGAAGGCGCCCGGGAACTGGGCCTGCGCGCCCTGAGCCAGTTCCGCACCCTGGAGCAGATCCGGCGCACCGTGGTCAGCACCCGCGGCCGCACCCCCATCCTGGTCGCCGATGTGGCTACCGTACGGCAGGGGACCGAGCAGGAGCGGGGACTGGTGCGCATCAATGGCCAGCCGGGTGTGCTCCTGCAGATCCAGCGCCAGCCCGGCGTGAACACCGTGGCCGTCTCTAACGGCGTACTGCAGGAGGTGCGGCAGATCAACTCCTCTCTGTCTGGAGCCACGCTGTTGCTGGTGGGCGATAACGCCCGCTTCATTCGGCGCAGCATTGCCTCGGTGCAGCAGGCCCTGCTGGTGGGGGGCACCCTGGTGGTGGCCGTCCTCTTCCTCTTCCTGCGGGACCCGCGTAGCGTCCTGGTCATCGCCGCGGCGGTGCCTATCTCCGTGGTAGCCACCTTTGCCGTGATGCTCTTTTCGGGCTACTCCCTCAACCTGATGACCCTGGGCGCCCTGGCCCTGGGCGTGGGCATGCTGGTAGACTCGTCCATCGTGGTCCTGGAGAACATCTTCCGCCACCGGGAGATGGGGTACACCGGACGGGAGGCCGCCCTGCAGGGCACCCAGGAGGTCCTCCCGGCGGTCGTCGCCTCCACCCTGACCACCATCGTCGTCTTCCTCCCCATCATCTTCCTCCGGGGGGAGGCGCTGACCACTCAACTCTTCTACCAGTTCTCCGCCGTGGTCATCTTCGCGCTACTGTGCGCCCTGGCCGTCTCCGCCACCCTTACCCCCGTGCTGGCTTCCTTTCTTCCGGCGCTAAAGGGCGGCGGGGAGCGGCACTGGACCGCCTCGCTTGTCGCCGCCTACCGGTCGTTACTGCAGCGGGCCCTGCGCCACCGGGCGACGGTCTACCTGGTGAGCCTGTTGGTCTTTGCCCTGGGCCTAGCCCTCTACCAGTTCATCGGCCGTGAGGTGGTGCCCCAGGCAGACGAAGGCGAGATCTTCGTCAGCGTGGAGCTGCCCGTGGGGACGCCTCTGCCGACCACGGCAGAGGCGATGGCCGGGCTGGAGCGGGCTGCCCGGGAGGTTGCTGCGGAGATTCGAGACGTCACCCTGACCGCCGGCTCCGCCGCCTTCGGCGGGAGATCCAACCGCGGGTTTCTGCGCTTCCGGTTGAAGGATCGGGGCGAGCGCGCACGGTCGACGGAGGAAGTGGCGGCCGTCCTGCGGCAGCGGCTGCGGGTGCCCGGCGGGCGGGTGTTTGTCCGCGCCAGCGCCGGGAGTCTCTCAGTGCTGCGCTTCGGGCAGTCCGATCCCATCGCCGTGGAGATCCGCGGGTTCGATCTGGGCCAGGGGTTGCGGCTGGGGCAGCGGGTCCGCCAGATGCTCGAGGAGATCCCGGGCGTCACCGACGCCAGCGTGGCCCGGGAGGAGCTGATTCCCGAGCTTGCGGTGCGCATCGATGTGGAGCGTGCCGCCGCCTTCGGGCTCACGCCGCAGCAGGTGGTCGCCGCCCTTCAGGTGGGGGTGGGCGGCGATGTGGTCACCATCTTCCGCCAGGGTGGGCGGGAGCAGGACGTGGTGGTGCGGCTGCGGGAGGGCGACCGGCGCACCCCGCAGGACGTGCTCGCCCTCCCCCTGGTTACGCCGGGAGGGGAGCAGGTCCGTCTCAGTCAGGTGGCCGTCCTGGAGCGGGAGGTGGCGCCCGCGTCCATCTTCCGCAAGAACCGCGAGCGGGTGACCACGGTGACCGCGGGGATCAGCGGGCGGGACTTCGGTAGCGTGATGCAGGATGTGCGCTCGCGGATCGCCCGCCTGGACCTGCCGCCGGGATTCGCCGTCACCTTCGGTGAGGAGTTCGAGGAACAGCAGCGGGCCAACCGGCAGCTGGTCGCCGGCTTCCTGGTGGCCGTGGGCCTGGTCTATGCCGTCATGGCGGTGCAGTTCGAGCAGCTGCTCTCCCCGCTGCTGATCATGGGTGCGGTGCCCTTCGCCCTGACCGGCTCGTTGCTGGCGTTGTTCCTCACGGAGACGACGTTGAACATTCAGTCGCTCACCGGGCTGATCGTCCTGGTGGGGATCGTGGTGAACAACGCCATCATCCTGGTGACCTTCATCCTTACCCGGCACCGCGAGGAGGGGCTTCCGCTGTACCAGGCCGTAGTGGACGCAGCGGGAGTGCGCCTGCGACCGGTGCTGATGACCACGGCGACCACGGTCCTGGGGCTCCTCCCCGTGGCCCTGGGCCTGGGGGAGGGAGGGGAGCTGCAGGCGCCCCTGGCGCGCAGCGTTCTAGGCGGCCTGCTGCTGTCTACTCTGGTGACACTGGTCCTCATTCCCACGCTGTACGTGAGCGTGGAGGAGTTCCGCGCCGGATTGCGGCAGCGCCGCGCCCGCCGCCAGGAGAGGGCGCCGGCACGCCGCCCCCTCCCCGTCTCCGGCGCCGCCAGCGACGCCGCCTCCGACCCTGCCGCGGGGGCGACCATCGCTAAACCCGCGGTGCGGACGGCGCGTCCACTCTGGTGA
- a CDS encoding efflux RND transporter periplasmic adaptor subunit produces MRRVVGILLAAGLLALAGWRAVEVIRARQVQAVNNATPRARTTVVQAVPAARGTITMRAVYVGEVAARARVEVFSRIGGVVAEVAVREGDLVRRGQVVVRLDPKELRFQVEQALAAVRTQRLQVEQARVTLATQEARLAQLLAGAPPEQIRQAEEQVRQAGASLEYSRQQLGRAQELYAQGFVAGQAVEAARLEVVLQETRLRSAEEQLRMLRGGPRPEEVEVARRQVRQAEVALRQAQSQLAQGEVALHQAESLLGESTVRAPATGVVSRRMVDPGATVTPATSLLQLVDVDPVLVTIPVAERETAFIRPGMRAAARIDALPGRIFSGLVVSISPVLATSTRTAEVRIEVPNPGRLLRPGMTARVELELVARTDVVTVPVDAVLEQEGVKRLFVVAEGVARARQVQTGISDGVRVEVSRGLAAGELVVVAGQHTLRDGAPVLVAESGRKRP; encoded by the coding sequence ATGCGAAGGGTCGTGGGTATCCTCCTGGCCGCGGGGCTCCTCGCGCTGGCTGGCTGGCGCGCCGTAGAGGTCATCCGGGCGCGGCAGGTGCAGGCCGTGAACAACGCCACGCCGCGGGCCCGGACCACGGTGGTCCAGGCTGTTCCCGCAGCGCGCGGCACGATCACCATGCGCGCTGTCTACGTCGGCGAGGTGGCGGCGCGTGCCCGCGTGGAGGTCTTCTCCCGCATCGGCGGGGTGGTGGCGGAGGTGGCCGTACGCGAGGGGGACCTGGTCCGCCGCGGGCAGGTCGTCGTCCGCCTGGACCCCAAGGAGCTGCGCTTCCAGGTAGAGCAGGCCCTAGCTGCGGTGCGCACGCAGCGTCTCCAGGTGGAGCAGGCCCGGGTCACCCTGGCCACCCAGGAGGCGCGCCTGGCCCAGCTCCTGGCCGGGGCGCCCCCGGAGCAGATCCGCCAGGCGGAGGAGCAGGTGCGGCAGGCCGGCGCCAGCCTGGAGTACAGTCGCCAGCAGCTCGGTCGCGCCCAGGAGCTCTACGCGCAGGGATTCGTCGCCGGCCAGGCTGTGGAGGCGGCCCGCCTGGAGGTGGTGCTGCAGGAGACGCGTCTGCGCAGCGCCGAGGAGCAGCTCCGTATGCTGCGCGGCGGACCGCGGCCGGAGGAGGTGGAAGTGGCGCGGCGGCAGGTACGCCAGGCGGAAGTCGCCCTGCGCCAGGCGCAGAGCCAGCTGGCCCAGGGGGAGGTGGCCCTGCACCAGGCGGAGTCCCTGCTAGGGGAGAGTACGGTTCGTGCGCCGGCGACCGGCGTGGTCAGCCGCCGCATGGTTGACCCGGGAGCCACGGTGACGCCGGCGACGTCGCTCCTCCAGCTGGTGGATGTGGATCCCGTGCTGGTCACCATCCCGGTGGCGGAGCGGGAGACGGCATTCATCCGCCCGGGTATGAGGGCGGCGGCGCGCATCGATGCCCTTCCTGGGAGGATCTTCTCCGGCCTCGTGGTCTCCATCAGCCCGGTGCTGGCCACCTCGACGCGCACGGCGGAGGTACGCATCGAGGTCCCCAATCCCGGACGGCTGCTGCGCCCCGGGATGACCGCACGGGTGGAGCTGGAGCTGGTGGCCCGGACCGACGTGGTCACGGTGCCCGTGGACGCGGTGCTGGAGCAGGAAGGTGTGAAGCGCCTCTTTGTGGTGGCAGAGGGGGTGGCGCGCGCCCGCCAAGTGCAGACCGGGATCAGTGACGGCGTGCGGGTGGAAGTCAGCCGCGGTCTGGCAGCGGGGGAGCTGGTGGTGGTCGCCGGCCAGCACACCCTGCGCGACGGCGCGCCCGTCCTCGTTGCTGAGTCCGGGAGGAAGCGGCCGTGA
- a CDS encoding TolC family protein yields MAALGIVLLLHLAPPAAGQVVFTLPQAVAFALEHNPQVAANRAAVKAAEAQVRAAQAGLAPTLSLSAGGSLGGAGGSVSTSGQVSTGVTYLLYDGGVRQVQVRQAQAQLEAARQALAAALAEVALQTVQAYMAVIVAQQVVALREQAVRQARTQLQAAQANFRAGRVARADVVRAESALAASEFDEVSARGQAEISRSALRTVMGLDGGSPVTVTAPGEPPPLEVSETEAAQRALQRPEVQRAEAEVRAAEAALAIAMMQGGVTVTLDGRYVLVSTAGSGTGAAGAWSVGVGVAVPLHDGGRRAAQIEAARAGLETSRARLESVRFQVWQEALLARLQVATAAAKLEAARRSATAAREAFNVAQGRYAAGVGTIVEVVTAQTDLAAAEVALAQAAADRWTTTAALRRAVALPVLP; encoded by the coding sequence GTGGCCGCCCTCGGTATCGTCCTCCTCCTGCACCTGGCGCCGCCCGCCGCCGGGCAGGTGGTCTTCACTCTGCCCCAGGCGGTGGCCTTCGCCCTGGAGCACAACCCGCAGGTGGCGGCCAACCGTGCCGCGGTGAAGGCCGCAGAGGCCCAGGTGCGCGCGGCGCAGGCCGGCCTGGCCCCCACGCTGAGCCTGAGCGCCGGCGGCAGTCTCGGCGGTGCGGGCGGAAGCGTGAGCACATCGGGTCAGGTGAGCACGGGCGTGACCTACCTTCTTTACGACGGAGGAGTCCGCCAGGTCCAGGTCCGTCAGGCCCAGGCGCAGCTTGAGGCCGCCCGCCAGGCGCTGGCCGCCGCGCTGGCAGAGGTGGCCCTGCAGACGGTGCAGGCTTACATGGCGGTAATCGTGGCGCAGCAGGTGGTCGCGCTCCGGGAGCAGGCGGTGAGGCAGGCGCGCACGCAGCTGCAGGCGGCGCAGGCCAACTTTCGGGCGGGCAGGGTGGCCCGTGCGGATGTGGTCCGGGCGGAGTCGGCCCTGGCCGCTTCCGAATTTGACGAGGTGAGTGCCCGCGGTCAGGCCGAGATCAGCCGGTCGGCGCTGCGCACGGTGATGGGGCTGGACGGTGGATCCCCGGTCACCGTCACCGCCCCGGGGGAGCCGCCGCCCCTGGAGGTCTCCGAGACAGAGGCAGCGCAGCGGGCGCTGCAGCGCCCCGAGGTGCAGCGCGCGGAGGCGGAGGTACGCGCTGCGGAGGCAGCCCTGGCCATCGCCATGATGCAGGGGGGAGTTACCGTCACCCTGGACGGCCGCTACGTCCTGGTGAGCACCGCGGGCAGCGGAACGGGTGCGGCCGGCGCATGGTCGGTGGGGGTGGGTGTGGCGGTGCCGCTGCACGACGGCGGACGGCGCGCGGCGCAGATCGAGGCGGCGCGCGCCGGCCTGGAGACCAGCCGGGCGCGGCTGGAGAGCGTCCGCTTCCAGGTCTGGCAGGAGGCGCTCCTGGCCCGGCTGCAGGTGGCCACGGCGGCGGCGAAGCTGGAAGCGGCCCGGCGCTCCGCTACGGCGGCACGGGAGGCGTTCAACGTGGCCCAGGGGCGGTATGCGGCGGGTGTGGGCACCATCGTCGAGGTGGTCACCGCGCAGACGGATCTGGCGGCGGCTGAGGTGGCTCTGGCGCAGGCTGCGGCGGATCGCTGGACCACCACAGCGGCGCTGCGGCGGGCGGTGGCGCTCCCCGTCCTCCCATGA
- a CDS encoding alkaline phosphatase family protein, translating into MKKILYVILDGVGDRPIAAMDGQTPLAAARTPHLDQLAREGRLGLVQTVGPGIAPESDVAVLAMLGYDPRAYHTGRGPLEALGAGLLFHDGDLALRGNFATLGAGQRIVDRRVGRNLTSEEAQQLAQAVNSQVRLAAGAASFVLGATVGHRCVVVFYPREGKLSARITNTDPAYARAGGLGVARAVVGTEVEECRALDDSPEAWVAAELVNEFTRKARAVLEEHEVNARRQAAGLLPANGILLRDAGDHLPAVPPLAQRFGARLACLVEMPVERGIARYLGMDIVEIAPGVDYRAWAARALESIAAYDGLYLHLKGPDEPGHDGDWERKRASIEEIDAQFFGPLLASAPGEWLWAVTADHATPCEIRGHSDDAVPLLVAGSGSDGRARFTEAEAARGSLGTLQGTQVLPLLVELAAGPGGRAKATPGDPRG; encoded by the coding sequence GTGAAGAAGATCCTCTACGTCATCCTGGACGGGGTGGGTGACCGCCCCATCGCCGCGATGGACGGGCAGACGCCGCTGGCGGCCGCGCGCACGCCCCACCTGGACCAACTGGCCCGGGAAGGCCGGCTGGGTCTGGTGCAGACCGTCGGGCCGGGCATCGCCCCCGAATCGGACGTGGCGGTGTTGGCCATGCTGGGATACGACCCGCGGGCCTACCACACGGGGCGCGGTCCGCTGGAGGCCCTGGGTGCGGGGCTGCTCTTCCATGACGGCGACCTGGCGCTGCGCGGCAACTTCGCCACCCTGGGCGCCGGGCAGCGCATCGTCGACCGCCGCGTGGGTCGCAACCTCACCTCGGAAGAGGCACAGCAGCTTGCCCAGGCGGTGAACAGCCAGGTGCGACTGGCGGCGGGGGCCGCATCGTTCGTCCTGGGGGCCACTGTGGGCCACCGCTGCGTGGTTGTCTTCTACCCCCGGGAAGGGAAGCTCTCCGCCCGCATCACCAACACCGATCCGGCGTACGCGCGAGCGGGGGGATTGGGCGTGGCCAGGGCGGTGGTCGGCACCGAGGTGGAGGAGTGCCGTGCCCTGGACGACAGCCCCGAAGCCTGGGTGGCGGCGGAGCTGGTCAACGAGTTCACGCGCAAGGCGCGGGCGGTTCTGGAGGAGCACGAGGTGAACGCGCGCCGCCAGGCCGCGGGCTTGCTGCCGGCCAACGGCATTCTCCTGCGCGATGCTGGCGATCATCTGCCGGCGGTGCCACCGCTGGCGCAGCGCTTCGGGGCGCGCCTGGCCTGCCTGGTGGAGATGCCGGTGGAGCGCGGGATTGCCCGGTACCTGGGGATGGACATCGTGGAGATCGCCCCGGGTGTGGACTACCGGGCGTGGGCGGCCAGGGCGCTTGAGTCCATCGCGGCCTACGACGGGCTCTACCTGCACCTGAAGGGGCCGGACGAACCCGGACACGACGGCGACTGGGAGCGCAAGCGGGCCAGCATCGAGGAAATCGACGCCCAGTTCTTCGGGCCGTTGCTGGCATCCGCTCCAGGGGAATGGCTGTGGGCGGTGACCGCAGACCACGCCACACCCTGCGAGATCCGCGGGCACAGCGACGATGCGGTGCCGCTGCTGGTGGCTGGCAGCGGCAGCGACGGCAGGGCCCGGTTCACCGAGGCGGAGGCGGCCCGGGGATCCCTGGGGACCCTGCAGGGAACCCAGGTGCTGCCCCTGCTCGTCGAACTGGCGGCGGGACCGGGCGGCCGGGCGAAGGCCACACCAGGGGACCCCAGGGGATGA